Proteins found in one bacterium genomic segment:
- a CDS encoding M48 family metallopeptidase: MASLYSHQESNIRRTWFLFTGFLIVVIGLGWFFSYIFDSSAILIFAVIFSVLMSLISYWQSDKIVLAMARAIPVERKDNPELYNIVENLAITAGLPTPKIYLVNEASPNAFATGRNPQHSVIAVTSGLLAKLNRAELEGVIAHELSHVGNRDILLSTAVVVLVGFVSLISNMFIRSMFWNRGGRRNNRNEGGGVLFLIGIIFAILAPIAAALMQLAISRKREFLADASGSLLTRYPEGLAQALEKISQDPTPMKIANNTTSHLWIENPFKGKTRESWFTKLFMTHPPVKERIKALREMSV; encoded by the coding sequence ATGGCCTCTCTTTACTCTCATCAAGAATCCAATATTCGCCGAACCTGGTTTTTGTTCACGGGATTTTTAATTGTCGTCATCGGCCTCGGCTGGTTTTTTTCATATATTTTTGACAGCTCGGCGATTCTAATTTTTGCCGTTATTTTCAGCGTATTAATGTCGCTGATAAGTTATTGGCAGTCGGATAAAATCGTCCTGGCGATGGCGCGGGCAATTCCGGTTGAGAGAAAAGACAACCCCGAACTCTATAATATCGTGGAAAACTTAGCCATCACCGCCGGCCTGCCTACTCCAAAAATATATTTAGTCAATGAAGCGTCGCCTAACGCTTTCGCTACCGGCCGCAATCCTCAACACAGCGTGATTGCGGTCACTTCAGGATTGCTCGCTAAATTAAACCGCGCGGAGCTGGAAGGCGTTATCGCCCATGAATTATCCCATGTCGGCAACCGGGATATTTTACTTTCAACCGCCGTGGTGGTCTTGGTCGGTTTTGTTTCCTTGATTTCAAATATGTTTATCCGTTCAATGTTTTGGAACCGGGGCGGGCGCCGAAACAATCGCAATGAAGGCGGAGGAGTCTTATTTTTAATAGGAATAATATTTGCGATCTTGGCGCCCATAGCCGCCGCTTTGATGCAACTGGCGATTTCCCGAAAAAGAGAATTCCTAGCCGATGCTTCCGGCTCTCTCCTGACCCGCTACCCGGAGGGCCTAGCCCAGGCTTTGGAAAAAATATCGCAAGACCCTACGCCGATGAAAATAGCCAACAACACCACTTCGCATCTCTGGATTGAAAATCCTTTCAAGGGCAAAACCCGGGAATCCTGGTTTACTAAGCTTTTTATGACCCATCCACCAGTAAAGGAACGAATCAAGGCATTACGCGAGATGAGCGTTTAA
- a CDS encoding GGDEF domain-containing protein, with product MNKKINLTNKIKDLEKLVRLQETEIKELSALAERDTLTELYNRRGFIREAEKFLKEIKILKKISEKRKISFKYFSLIFIDLDNFKMINNEYGHKFGDKVLKTAAKIFRDSVRDLDIVGRWGGDEFVIGLAGANEKTAYGIAEKLKNKLKTVKIKNRQMSASFGIVGYHKKTQFHGLSSASSKKRQAEEKVLNQLYELIERADMTMYEAKKKKGKDSVVVYNNKDVI from the coding sequence ATGAACAAAAAAATCAACCTTACAAATAAAATAAAAGATTTGGAGAAATTAGTGAGGCTGCAGGAAACGGAAATCAAGGAACTTTCTGCCTTAGCCGAAAGAGATACTTTAACCGAGCTCTATAATCGCCGGGGATTTATCCGGGAGGCGGAAAAATTTTTAAAAGAAATCAAGATATTAAAAAAGATTTCTGAAAAACGTAAAATTTCTTTCAAATATTTTTCGTTGATTTTTATTGATCTTGATAATTTTAAAATGATCAATAATGAATACGGCCATAAATTCGGCGATAAAGTTTTAAAAACCGCGGCTAAAATCTTTCGGGATTCGGTAAGAGATTTGGATATTGTCGGCCGCTGGGGCGGCGATGAATTTGTCATCGGTTTGGCCGGCGCCAACGAAAAAACCGCTTACGGCATCGCGGAAAAATTAAAGAATAAGCTTAAAACGGTAAAAATAAAAAACAGACAAATGAGCGCCAGCTTCGGAATTGTAGGCTATCATAAAAAAACCCAGTTCCACGGCCTTTCTTCCGCGTCTTCTAAAAAACGTCAGGCGGAAGAAAAAGTTTTAAACCAACTCTACGAATTGATTGAAAGAGCCGATATGACCATGTATGAAGCAAAAAAGAAAAAAGGCAAGGACTCGGTAGTTGTTTACAACAATAAAGACGTTATATAA